Proteins encoded by one window of Collimonas fungivorans:
- the dapE gene encoding succinyl-diaminopimelate desuccinylase has product MSNDSKTLALAEQLIALSSVTPQDKGCQALLIELLAPLGFTCETIQSGDVTNLWARKGTARPLLVFAGHTDVVPTGPREQWQSDPFLPSHRDGKLYGRGAADMKTSIAAMVVAVEEFTQSRPDHAGSIAFLITSDEEGPATDGTVVVCEKLKARGEQLDYCIVGEPTSSSTLGDMIKNGRRGTMSGKLTVKGIQGHIAYPQLAKNPIHLAAPALAELAAEKWDEANEYYLPTSWQMSNIHGGTGASNVIPGEVVIDFNFRFSTASSIEGLQQRVHAILDKHGLEYTLAWTVGGRPFLTPRGTLSDAIAAAIKVETGINTELSTTGGTSDGRFIAQICPQVIEFGPPNASIHKIDEHVEVQFIDPLKNIYRRTLENLLPPAST; this is encoded by the coding sequence ATGAGCAACGATAGCAAAACCCTGGCGCTGGCCGAACAACTGATTGCCTTGTCGTCCGTCACGCCGCAAGACAAAGGCTGCCAGGCGCTCCTGATCGAACTGCTGGCGCCGCTGGGATTCACCTGCGAAACCATCCAGTCCGGCGACGTCACCAACCTGTGGGCACGCAAAGGCACGGCGCGGCCGCTGCTGGTGTTTGCCGGCCACACCGACGTGGTGCCGACCGGCCCGCGCGAACAATGGCAGTCCGATCCCTTCCTGCCCAGCCACCGCGACGGCAAGCTGTACGGCCGCGGCGCGGCGGACATGAAGACCTCGATTGCAGCGATGGTGGTGGCGGTGGAAGAATTCACGCAATCCCGTCCGGACCATGCCGGCTCCATCGCTTTCCTGATCACCAGCGATGAAGAAGGCCCGGCCACCGACGGCACCGTGGTGGTCTGCGAAAAACTCAAGGCGCGCGGCGAGCAGCTCGACTACTGCATCGTCGGCGAACCGACTTCCAGCTCGACGCTGGGCGACATGATCAAGAACGGCCGCCGCGGCACCATGTCCGGCAAGCTCACGGTGAAAGGCATACAGGGCCATATCGCCTATCCGCAGCTGGCGAAAAACCCTATCCACCTGGCGGCGCCGGCGCTGGCGGAACTGGCTGCCGAAAAATGGGATGAGGCCAATGAATATTACCTGCCGACCTCCTGGCAGATGTCGAACATCCATGGCGGCACCGGCGCGTCCAATGTGATTCCCGGCGAAGTCGTGATCGATTTCAACTTCCGCTTTTCCACCGCCAGCAGCATCGAAGGTTTGCAGCAGCGCGTGCACGCGATCCTCGATAAACATGGCCTGGAATACACCCTGGCCTGGACCGTTGGCGGCCGGCCGTTCCTGACGCCGCGCGGTACGCTGAGCGACGCCATCGCCGCCGCCATCAAGGTCGAAACCGGCATCAACACCGAGCTGTCGACTACCGGCGGCACTTCGGACGGACGCTTCATCGCGCAAATCTGTCCGCAGGTGATCGAATTCGGGCCGCCCAACGCCAGCATCCACAAGATCGACGAACATGTCGAAGTGCAGTTTATCGATCCCCTGAAAAACATCTACCGCCGCACGCTGGAAAACCTGCTGCCGCCTGCCTCGACTTAA
- a CDS encoding ArsC family reductase produces the protein MAITLYGIPNCDTVKKARTWLEEQEIAYTFHNFKKDGVSAELIATWLKDIPWDTLVNRKGTTWRGLPEQRRNGISDGISATPLMLELPSIIKRPVLFTGKQAYVGFSDALYQEIFSQ, from the coding sequence ATGGCAATTACACTTTACGGCATTCCCAATTGCGACACAGTCAAGAAAGCCCGCACCTGGCTTGAAGAGCAAGAGATCGCATACACCTTCCATAATTTCAAGAAAGACGGCGTCAGCGCCGAGCTGATCGCCACCTGGCTCAAGGACATTCCCTGGGATACGCTGGTCAACCGCAAGGGCACTACCTGGCGTGGCTTGCCGGAACAGCGCCGCAACGGCATCAGCGACGGCATCAGCGCCACTCCCCTGATGCTGGAACTGCCATCCATCATCAAGCGGCCAGTGCTGTTCACCGGCAAGCAAGCCTATGTCGGCTTTTCGGATGCGCTGTACCAAGAGATATTCAGCCAATAA
- a CDS encoding PilT/PilU family type 4a pilus ATPase codes for MAMDRLFHLMQEKEASDMFLAPGSPIHLKIKGQMVPVNQQAMDDNTIQMLLKEVLSVERLQELERNNELNLGLPVPGVGSFRLSAFRQRGSISAVIRYIPYEIPAFEDLRLPPALTELIGRKRGLLLVVGATGSGKSTTIASMLDYRNKTQAGHILTLEDPIEFLFHSHRSIVNQREIGSDTTDLGGALKNALRQAPDCILIGEIRDKETMSAAMAYAQSGHLVVSTLHANNTYRALNRIISFYPLENRPALLEDLASTLAAIVSQRLVTTVKGERTPAVEIMLNTRHVSELIEEDNISQIKEAMEKSLAPGSQTFEQALMQLIDDGVITQDEALAHADSPSNLYWLINNHTPSSKKNSMPTLPEPERVEGATFTEFTLDL; via the coding sequence ATGGCAATGGATCGCTTGTTTCATCTGATGCAGGAGAAGGAGGCGTCGGACATGTTCCTGGCGCCCGGTTCGCCGATTCATCTCAAGATCAAGGGCCAGATGGTCCCGGTCAACCAGCAGGCGATGGATGACAACACGATCCAGATGCTGCTGAAGGAAGTGCTGTCTGTCGAGCGCTTGCAGGAACTGGAGCGCAACAATGAGTTGAATCTTGGTTTGCCGGTGCCCGGCGTCGGCAGTTTCCGGCTATCGGCGTTCCGCCAGCGCGGCAGCATCTCGGCCGTGATCCGCTATATTCCGTATGAAATCCCGGCTTTCGAAGACCTGCGCCTGCCGCCCGCCCTGACCGAGCTGATAGGCCGCAAGCGCGGCTTGCTGCTGGTGGTCGGGGCCACCGGCTCCGGCAAGTCGACCACCATCGCCTCGATGCTGGACTATCGCAACAAGACCCAGGCAGGCCATATCCTGACCCTGGAAGACCCGATCGAATTCCTGTTCCATAGTCATCGTTCCATCGTCAACCAGCGTGAAATCGGCAGCGACACCACCGACCTCGGCGGCGCCCTGAAGAACGCCTTGCGGCAAGCGCCGGACTGCATCCTGATCGGCGAAATCCGCGACAAGGAGACCATGTCGGCCGCCATGGCCTATGCCCAGTCGGGCCACCTGGTGGTATCGACTCTGCATGCCAACAATACCTACCGCGCGCTGAACCGCATCATCAGCTTTTACCCGCTGGAGAACCGGCCAGCGCTGCTGGAAGACCTGGCGTCGACGCTGGCTGCGATCGTCTCGCAGCGGCTGGTCACCACCGTCAAAGGCGAACGCACGCCGGCAGTGGAGATCATGCTCAACACCCGCCACGTTTCCGAACTGATTGAAGAAGACAATATCAGCCAGATCAAGGAAGCGATGGAAAAAAGCCTGGCGCCCGGTTCGCAAACCTTCGAACAAGCGCTGATGCAGTTGATCGACGACGGCGTCATCACCCAGGACGAAGCGCTGGCGCACGCCGATTCGCCAAGCAACCTGTACTGGCTGATCAACAACCACACGCCTAGCTCGAAGAAGAATTCGATGCCGACGCTGCCGGAACCGGAACGCGTCGAAGGCGCGACCTTCACCGAATTCACGCTGGACCTGTAA
- the dapD gene encoding 2,3,4,5-tetrahydropyridine-2,6-dicarboxylate N-succinyltransferase, with amino-acid sequence MTQSLQAFIDQAWEQRTEFSPKTAPADVREAVAKVIAELNQGTLRVAEKTDGNWVVNQWIKKAVLLSFRLEDNLPMPAGDNMQFYDKVPTKFANYTAEDFAKGGFRVVPPAVARHGSFIGKNVVLMPSYVNIGAYVDEGTMVDTWATVGSCAQIGKNVHLSGGVGIGGVLEPMQANPTIIEDNCFIGARSEIVEGVIVEENSVISMGVYIGQSTKIYDRATGEVTYGRIPSGSVVVSGSLPSADGKYSLYCAVIVKRVDAKTRAKTGINELLREA; translated from the coding sequence ATGACTCAATCCTTGCAAGCATTTATCGACCAGGCCTGGGAACAGCGCACCGAATTCTCGCCTAAGACAGCGCCGGCCGATGTCCGCGAAGCCGTCGCCAAGGTCATTGCCGAACTCAACCAGGGCACATTGCGCGTCGCCGAAAAAACCGACGGCAACTGGGTGGTCAACCAATGGATCAAGAAAGCCGTGCTGCTGTCGTTCCGCCTGGAAGACAACCTGCCGATGCCGGCCGGCGACAACATGCAGTTCTACGATAAAGTGCCGACCAAGTTCGCCAACTACACCGCGGAAGATTTCGCCAAGGGCGGTTTCCGCGTAGTGCCGCCGGCAGTCGCCCGCCATGGCAGCTTCATCGGCAAGAATGTGGTCTTGATGCCGTCCTACGTCAACATCGGTGCTTATGTCGATGAAGGCACCATGGTCGACACCTGGGCCACGGTCGGCTCCTGCGCCCAGATCGGCAAGAACGTCCACCTGTCCGGCGGCGTCGGCATCGGCGGCGTGCTGGAACCGATGCAGGCCAACCCCACCATCATCGAAGACAACTGCTTCATCGGCGCCCGTTCGGAAATCGTCGAAGGCGTGATCGTGGAAGAAAACTCGGTGATTTCGATGGGCGTCTACATCGGCCAGTCGACCAAGATCTATGATCGCGCCACCGGTGAAGTAACTTACGGCCGCATCCCTTCGGGTTCGGTAGTGGTGTCAGGCAGCCTGCCCTCGGCCGACGGCAAATACAGCTTGTATTGCGCGGTTATCGTCAAGCGCGTCGATGCAAAAACGCGCGCCAAGACCGGCATCAACGAACTGCTGCGCGAAGCCTGA
- the dapC gene encoding succinyldiaminopimelate transaminase, whose product MNPLLDRLQPYPFEKLRALFADVTPNPAYKPISLGIGEPKHPTPKFIQQALADNLNGLASYPSTIGAEPLRAAIAGWLERRYGLPPLDPATQILPVNGSREALFALAQTVVDPAQQDALVMCPNPFYQIYEGAAYLAGAEPYFVNSDPSRNFAPDYRSVPDDVWPRVKLLYLCSPGNPTGAVLSLEDWKELFALSDRHGFVIAADECYSEIYFKPEAPLGGLQAAHMLGREGYPRLIAFSSLSKRSNVPGMRSGFVAGDAAILKKFLLYRTYHGGAMSPPVQAASVAAWNDETHVVENRAKYMAKFQQVTPVLQTVLDVALPDAGFYLWAKVDKLAAISDTDFAKRLYAEYNVTVLPGSYLARDAHGSNPGRQRIRMALVAEVEECLEAAQRITAFCRGL is encoded by the coding sequence GTGAATCCATTACTAGACCGGCTGCAGCCGTATCCGTTTGAAAAACTGCGCGCCTTGTTCGCCGACGTCACGCCCAATCCTGCGTACAAGCCAATCAGCCTGGGAATAGGCGAACCCAAGCACCCGACTCCGAAATTCATCCAGCAAGCCCTGGCCGACAACCTGAACGGCCTCGCGAGCTATCCCAGCACCATAGGCGCGGAACCCTTGCGGGCAGCGATTGCCGGCTGGCTGGAGCGCCGCTACGGGCTGCCGCCGCTGGATCCTGCAACCCAGATCCTGCCCGTCAATGGCTCGCGCGAGGCGCTGTTTGCGCTGGCGCAGACGGTGGTCGATCCGGCCCAGCAAGATGCGTTGGTGATGTGCCCCAATCCGTTTTACCAAATTTATGAGGGTGCGGCCTATCTGGCCGGCGCCGAGCCGTATTTCGTCAATTCCGACCCGAGCCGCAACTTCGCTCCGGATTACCGCAGCGTGCCGGACGATGTCTGGCCGCGCGTCAAGCTGCTGTACCTGTGCTCGCCCGGCAATCCGACCGGCGCCGTGCTGTCGCTGGAGGACTGGAAAGAACTGTTTGCGTTGTCGGACCGCCACGGTTTCGTGATCGCCGCCGACGAGTGCTATTCCGAGATCTACTTCAAGCCGGAAGCGCCGCTGGGCGGGCTGCAGGCGGCCCACATGCTGGGCCGTGAGGGTTATCCGCGCCTGATCGCCTTTTCCAGCCTGTCGAAACGTTCCAACGTGCCGGGCATGCGCTCCGGCTTCGTCGCCGGCGACGCCGCCATACTGAAGAAATTCCTGCTGTATCGTACTTATCACGGCGGCGCCATGAGCCCGCCGGTGCAAGCGGCTTCGGTCGCCGCCTGGAACGACGAAACCCACGTCGTCGAAAACCGCGCCAAATACATGGCTAAATTTCAACAAGTCACCCCGGTGCTGCAAACCGTGCTGGATGTGGCGCTGCCCGACGCCGGCTTTTACCTGTGGGCCAAAGTGGACAAGCTGGCAGCAATCTCCGATACCGACTTCGCCAAGCGGCTGTATGCCGAATATAATGTAACGGTATTGCCCGGCAGCTATCTGGCGCGCGACGCCCATGGCAGCAATCCGGGCCGGCAACGCATCCGCATGGCGCTGGTAGCCGAAGTCGAGGAATGCCTGGAAGCGGCGCAACGCATTACAGCGTTTTGCCGTGGCCTCTAG